The Enhydrobacter sp. sequence CAGGACGGACGCAAGAACAAGGTGACGGACGATCCGGCGTACAAGAAGCGCCTGGCCTTCGTCGAGGACCAGGTCGTCCAGGATTTCTGGCTGCAAAAGCAGATCGCCGAGAAGCTTACCCCGGAGAGGATGAAGCAGGCCTACGACGAGAAGGTCAAGAACATGCCCGCGGAGGACGAGGTGCATGCGCGCCATATCCTGGTGGCCACCGAGCCCGAGGCCAAGGCGATCATTGCCGAGCTGAAGAAGGGCACGCCTTTCGACAAGCTTGCCAAGGAGAAGTCCACCGACAAGGCGTCCGGCGCCGAAGGCGGCGATCTCGGCTGGTTCAAGAAGACGGACATGGTGAAGGAATTCGCCGACGCCGCTTTCGCCTTGAAGAAAGGCGCGCTGGCCGAGACGCCGGTCAAGACCCAGTTCGGCTATCACGTGATCAAGGTCGAGGATCGCCGCAAGGCGCCGCCGCCGTCGTTCGACGAACTCGCCGACCAGATTCGCCAGGATGTTGCCCGCGAGACGGTGACGGCGATGCTCAATCAGCTGCGGGCCGACGCCAAGATCGAGAAGTTCAACATCGATGGCAGCCCGCCCGCACCGGCGGCGCCCGCGACACCGGGTGCCACGCCGGCCAAGCCGGAAGCGCCGGCGAAGAAGTAAAACTCCCGTTTTTCGACATTTCTGGTGTAGGCTCCGCTCTTCGGCCGCTTGGCGATGGCCCGGCCGCGGAGAGGGAGTCCCATGGCCGGAAAGCACGCCGTTTCGCCGCTCGCGCCCAAGACGACGCCGACGCTGCCGCGCGTCGCGGGCGTCAAGCTCGCATCGGCGGCGTCCGGCGTGCGCTATGCCGGCCGTGACGACGTGATGCTCGCGGTGCTGCCCGCGGGAGCAACCGTCGCGGGCGTGCTCACCAAGTCCAAGACCTGCTCGGCGCCGGTCGACTGGTGCCGCAAGAACCTGTCGCGCGGCAGGATCCGCGCAATCCTGGTCAATGCCGGCAACGCCAATGCCTTCACCGGCAAGCTGGGCGACAAGGCGGTCGAGGAAAGCACGCGCGCTGTCGCTCAGGCGCTCGGCTGCCCGCGCAACGAGGTGTTCATGGCCTCGACCGGCGTGATCGGCCAGCCGCTCGAGTGGGAGAAGATCGCCGCGGTCGTGCCGGCCCTGATCAAGGGGGCCCGCGAGGACAACTGGGCGTCCGCGGCCGCGGCCATCATGACGACCGATACTTTCCCCAAGCTTGCCACACGCCAGGCGAAGATCGGCGAGCGGACCGTCACCCTGAACGGCTTTCTCAAGGGTTCCGGGATGATCGCGCCGGACATGGCGACCATGCTCGGCTTCGTCTTCACCGACGCCAAGGTCCCGGGCACGGTCCTGCAGAAGCTCCTTTCCGATTCCGCCGACAAGTCGCTGAACTGCGTCACTGTCGATGGCGATACCTCGACCAGCGACACGCTTCTCCTGGTGGCCGCCGGGACGGCCCGCCATGCGCCGATCGAGGAGGCCGACGATCCGGTGCTGGTCGACTTCAAGCGGGCGCTGGACGAGGTGCTCATCGAGCTGGCCCAGCTTCTCGCCCGCGACGGCGAGGGTGCCACCAAGTTCGTGACCATCAACATTGGCGGCGCCTCGTCCAATGGCGCCGCGCGCAAGATCGGCCTGGCCGTCGCGAACTCGCCGCTGGTGAAGACCGCGATCGCGGGCGAGGATGCGAACTGGGGCCGCATCGTCATGGCGGTCGGCAAGTCGGGCGAGCGCGCCGACCGCGACAAGCTGAGGATCTCGATCGGCGGCGTGAAGATCACCGATGGCGGCCAGGTCGTGCCCAACTACGACGAGGCGCCGGTTGCCAGACATATCAAGGGCACGGATGTCGTGATCGACATCGATCTCGGGATCGGACGCGGCCGCGCCACGGTGTGGACCTGCGATCTGACGCACGGCTACATCGACATCAACGGCAGCTATCGTTCTTGACCACATCCTTCAGCGAAGACTGTCCAGGTGGTCCGCCGCTGCTCGGCGATCGCCCGCTCGTGCTGGTGGCGGCGGTCGCGCTGGTCGATCCCGATGGCCGTCTGCTGATCGCGCAGCGGCCGGCGGGCAAGCCGATGGCGGGTCTGTGGGAGTTTCCCGGCGGCAAGGTGGACAGGGGCGAGACGCCCGAGCAAGCGCTGGTGCGCGAGCTGCATGAGGAGCTCGGCATCGAGACCGCGACGAGCTGTCTCGCGCCGGTGGCTTTCGCCAGCCACGGCTACGAGACGTTTCATCTCCTGATGCCGGTCTTCGCCTGCCGCAAATGGCTCGGCACGCCGCGCCCACGCGAGGGCCAGGCCCTGAAATGGGTGTGGCCGGCCGAGCTCGGGCGCTATCCCATGCCACCCGCCGACCGGCCGCTGATCGGCTTGCTGAGCGACCTTCTCTAAGCCGCCGGCTTCAGGCAGCCAACGGGAGGGTGACGCCCTGGCGCCAGCCTGTCAGGCGGCGGAAGATCACGGCCTGGGCGGTCGCGATCAGCGCCGCTCCGGCGTAGGAGACGAGGGTGGCGACCGTCCAGGCGACGATGGCGGCCCCGGTCGTGCCACCCAGCAGCCCCTGCACCAGCGACAACGGCACGAGGGCCGCGATGATCGTCGCGATGCCGCTGGTGAAGAAGATCACGAACAGCACGCCGATGATCGGCCAGGCGTTGCCGCGGCTCGCCGCCCAGGCCTGCCGCGGCGTAAAGGGAACGTCGACCGCAGGCGCGGCGAGGCTGAAGCTGACGCGCAGGGCAAGCAGCGCCGAAATGAAGAAGCCGGTGCCGAGCGGTGCCGCCATCGCTTCGCGCCGGGCGATCTCCGGGTCGAGCGGAACCTGGCCAAGCGCGGCGGGCTCGATCGGGCCGGCCGTCAGCGTAAAGGCGGCCAGCAGCAGGAAGGTGATGCCGGCGATCTTGAGCAGCTGGACGAGGAACGTCGTCTCGCGTGCCGACCAGCGAAGGCCGGGCAGATGACCGAGCTGCCGCGGCCCGAGGAGCACGACGCGCATCCACGCGACGAGAAACATGACAGTGGGGATCACGTCCGCGGCCTTCTCGAGAAGGACGACCACCAGTG is a genomic window containing:
- a CDS encoding peptidylprolyl isomerase → MSLRLRPVRVAVALCAVAGMAGVAAAQQPAPKGPAPVSPPAAKPAEAPKDPVVAVVNGQQIHLSDLEIAQQSLPQQYRNVPLAAVFPALLDRMVDSKLVEQDGRKNKVTDDPAYKKRLAFVEDQVVQDFWLQKQIAEKLTPERMKQAYDEKVKNMPAEDEVHARHILVATEPEAKAIIAELKKGTPFDKLAKEKSTDKASGAEGGDLGWFKKTDMVKEFADAAFALKKGALAETPVKTQFGYHVIKVEDRRKAPPPSFDELADQIRQDVARETVTAMLNQLRADAKIEKFNIDGSPPAPAAPATPGATPAKPEAPAKK
- a CDS encoding (deoxy)nucleoside triphosphate pyrophosphohydrolase → MLGDRPLVLVAAVALVDPDGRLLIAQRPAGKPMAGLWEFPGGKVDRGETPEQALVRELHEELGIETATSCLAPVAFASHGYETFHLLMPVFACRKWLGTPRPREGQALKWVWPAELGRYPMPPADRPLIGLLSDLL
- the argJ gene encoding bifunctional glutamate N-acetyltransferase/amino-acid acetyltransferase ArgJ — protein: MAGKHAVSPLAPKTTPTLPRVAGVKLASAASGVRYAGRDDVMLAVLPAGATVAGVLTKSKTCSAPVDWCRKNLSRGRIRAILVNAGNANAFTGKLGDKAVEESTRAVAQALGCPRNEVFMASTGVIGQPLEWEKIAAVVPALIKGAREDNWASAAAAIMTTDTFPKLATRQAKIGERTVTLNGFLKGSGMIAPDMATMLGFVFTDAKVPGTVLQKLLSDSADKSLNCVTVDGDTSTSDTLLLVAAGTARHAPIEEADDPVLVDFKRALDEVLIELAQLLARDGEGATKFVTINIGGASSNGAARKIGLAVANSPLVKTAIAGEDANWGRIVMAVGKSGERADRDKLRISIGGVKITDGGQVVPNYDEAPVARHIKGTDVVIDIDLGIGRGRATVWTCDLTHGYIDINGSYRS